The stretch of DNA TGTTGATACGATTGAATCAGCAACTAAAGATCCTTTCAAGATATTGATCACAACGATTTTAAGTGCAAGAACAAAAGACACAACAACGGAAAAAGTTGTCATCGAATTATTCAAAAAAATAAAGAAACCTGATGACTTTAATAAATATTCTACAGAAGA from Candidatus Cloacimonadota bacterium encodes:
- a CDS encoding endonuclease III translates to MNVEKVYNTLQKEFEKYQKPVVDTIESATKDPFKILITTILSARTKDTTTEKVVIELFKKIKKPDDFNKYSTE